The Arachis hypogaea cultivar Tifrunner chromosome 14, arahy.Tifrunner.gnm2.J5K5, whole genome shotgun sequence DNA window TTTTCGGTACATCAAAAAATCAATGTATCTAGACACATTTATGTCCAAATACATTGGAAAGGTTCATGTCATAGTgtgtataaaaaaatcaaatcttcacCTGCTTAAAAGTAGTAGTCTAATAGAGTCGGATTACTGAATGCTCCAAAAGGATCATTGCATTGAGTCAATAAGATAATTGCATTGAGACTTTGgcaaagaaaacaaaattaagtAACATTCAAACAGAATAACAATGATCTTCGTTGTAGAAAAAAAAGCCTCATGAAAAAGAATCAAATCATCGAGAAgtgattgaaattgaagaaacatACGTGGCTGGCATTCTTTCCAATTCCTGTTTGTTCGAACACCGCAATCCTGAAATATAATAAACAATGCGTCATTCAAAGGAGTAATATCAGCAAATTaatagggaagaagaagaaaaagaagtaccaGCAGCAGTTCAAAGGAGAAATCGGAGTGAGAAAAAGCGTCATTGAAGAAGAAGCTCCGAAGTGAATAGATCTGAAAATCCGTTGTACCACGGCAACTACGGTGGCATCGACGGCAGAAACTGTGGCGGCAACAGCGACGAAAACTGCAGTGGCAATAGTGGCAGCAACGACAGCATAGAGAGAACAGATGCATTAATAGAAGAGGTGGCTCGATTTAGAAGCTCTCTCTTGCAATAGACACGGCAGTGATAACGGTGCCAGCGGCAGAAACAGCAGCGAGAACGGTAGCAAAAATGGTGGTAGAAAACTTAGGGTTTCATGCCCCTCTCTCGGCTAACTCAGTGCCTCTCATTTggggaaaaagagaaaatgagcaTGGAACAAAATGGAAATCAAGCAACCACGCTCAAATTTCATTTTCACACGATATACTTTCcattaataattttgaattttaattaatggaGGTTTTTTAAATTACCATAAATAAAATGTGTTGGTGAGGTTTTAAAAAACCTCCATAAAAAAGTCCCATAAATAAATAGAAATCTTGTAGTGATCTTTTATCTTTAACCTCTACTCCACCACCATCTCTTCTTCCCTAAATCCCAAACTTTTGAAATCCTCACCATTACCACCACCTCCTTGATTACCACTGCCTCCCATCTCCCTCTCCATTGCCACTACTTGCTATAATCATAATACTTGTTGCACAATATGAAAAAGCAGTGTTAGTTTCTCTGGAGGAAGTCTAGTTAGTTTTTTCAAAAGCGGCGTCCGATTCAACATCAGAGTTGTCGTTGGAGTTGTCGTTGAACTAGTTATAGCGCGATTATGGGAACACTTAACGAAAACTGAGTGCTTATTATCATGATTATCTTCTATGAAACTGTGCACCATTCTCACTAGACACATAATTTAGTTCCAAATTAAATCGGCACCAGCTACGATCTTGCCGAAATACGCATCGTCACTGGCATTCTTCTCCACCACCACTGCCGAGCTCCTCAGAATACTGGGGAATTGGCGCTTGAAGAGGCGCTTCAACCGCCACTTGGCCACCAGCTTCACCAATTCCTACCTCCTCATCTCTTAACAGACGTTAGAATTAATCGGCTGAATCTTCATTGTAAaaggcatgatgatgatgatgatgtacaAGAAGATGAATGGTGAGTGGTGGTAATGGAGAGGGAAGGGGAGGCCAGGGAGTTGTAATCAAGGGCGAGGTGGTGGTGAGGGTTTTGAAAGTttggaatttgaaaaagaagagatggTGGTGGAGTTGAGGTTGAAGATAAAGAGTGggagtaatttaaaaattttattaaaaagttaacaaaaaaaaaatctaaggtGGATATTTTTGTCACacaaaacttattttttatgggtataacattagttttcttgtttgatggaTATTTTTGTTAACATTTATAAAGTTCATgctataaatagttatttttcctATTCATAATTAAATGTTAATGCATTAATGGTCTTTCTTATTTAGAGCTTGTATTGatgagtttttaagaaaaaaaaattaagtgattttttaaaaataaaaaaaataatttaatgtttgAGTATcttaagtaaaaatatttttctatcgatataaaaataatttatttatttatttattatgttaaagtattttttttaaataaaaatatattttttagaaaatttataaattgtaactcttaaaaagatgtttttaattttttattatttttattttattattaaaaatttaattatcaaatatactaaaaaataaaaaaattttaaaaaaaaatattttattaacatCTTAATAAGTTTGTTTGAGTGCtattaaattattgaaaaatatttttttaataaaattctttttttcaatttttatagtgtgtttgataaatttttaatagtaaaaataaaaatactaaaaatttaaaaaaatatctctttCTAAAagctataatttatatttttttgaaaagatatttttacttaaaaaaaatattttaatataatgaataaacaaaaaatatttttatattattgtatttaaatgtaattaataaataaaaatatttttatttctgaatttaaatattaaattacttttttttttatttttttaaaaaataaataaataaattagaaatcACCTGAACAAGTCTCCTTAATTACTTTGGACcactgattttggattttgatttgTTTTATTAGACTGGCCTacatatgaaattatgaatacaAATTTTCTTAGTAGTACGTACTAAAAAGACGTTATAATTGAAACAAATCACATCTAGCGTTTTCTTCAACAAAACACAAGGCGTGTTCTGACTTTATTCATTGTGATAAGATTGAAACAAACAATGCAAGAACCACAAGATTGATCGGACAAATAATCATCTGTTCTCTATAAATATCTCCACtagtaatatattatattatataagacATATTTTGAAAACATAAAGCCTGTGGTACAACAAATCCGAGATAATTATATTGTACTATGCATGTAATTTTGAGGAGTCCAAATTAAAGGGTTTCGCTAAGTCTTTGCTGTGAACAAGAAAAATGGCGGAAAGGAAGTTGAACTTCAAAGATAAACGATGGTCACTCCATGGGATGACAGCTCTAGTCACTGGAGGATCTCGAGGTATTGGGTGAGTTTTCTAATTATGTTAATCCCACTTCatctttataatatatataaaaaatattagatgaatataaaaatattaactactatatatttatatatatttatacacatcaCTTACGTttgtttttttaacaaattaatcaATCACTAGAGTAACTAAAACTATCATAACAAAATAATCGAATATTTAATATcatagtaaaaaatttttttgttaatatcaaatatatatatatatatatatatatataatttgtatacagaaattaattttgttttatttactaCTTTTTAAAAAAGACGTGTGTTTTTGTTTTCTCATGAAAGTTTTACAATCCTCCATTTCTTTAGGTATGCAATAGTGGAAGAGTTAGCAGAATTTGGAGCAGCAGTTCATGTATGTGCACGAAATGAAGCAGATATTAATAAGTGTGTGGAAGAGTGGAAAAACAAAGGATTAAATGTTACGGGATCTGCTTGTGATGTTTCATCCCGTGATCAACGTCAACATTTAATAGAAATTGTTGCCTCCATCTTTCATGGAAAACTCAACATTCTAGTaagttatattttaagtttgggttagacaaaaatattattttagatagTTATTAGTTTTACAAACTTGATTAAACAGTAAACTGTACTTATTGATGTTGTATATTGATACTCTGGTTTCAATGTAGGCCAAATtcacttttaattattaatctttcacaaatattaaaaattagctATGACAAATCATTTGCCAtgtcttatttaatatatattttgtcttcagcaagttaattaattattaaaataattaatttaaaaataaaatatcacttTTTTGAAGCAGtagtataattaaatatttttataataaaataattttataaatatcaaattagTTAATTGAACTCATTTTAGTCTTTATACCAATATAAAATCTGTTAACTAATTTAGTATATTTATTTGATCATACTAAAATATTAGCCACTTCACCTTACTATTAGAGATGTCATATCGACACTATAACCCTAATGTTAGCACTGTATTAATAACAGTTGAATTAAAGATAATAGAGACTCAGAAGTcacaatatataaatttaaggaccaatttaatcattttcaaaaatcaaagacCATCTTAATAAGCACAAAAAATTTCAGAGACCAAAAATTGTAATCACCATTATAACATGGTTAAGAAAATGTGCATTATTTTTTACATTGACATAGAAAATAGAAAAGCTAttattttcctggtttttttttccacAAATTCATTAATTCGAATTgatttgttagattttatttcaCAGATAAATAATGCTGGAACAACCACACCTAAACACGCCATAGATTATACTGCTGAAGATGTGACAACTATAATGAGTACCAATTTTGAATCTGCTTACTATTTGTGTCAACTTTCTTACCCACTTCTAAAAGCTTCTGGATATGGGAGCATAGTATTTGTGTCCTCCGTTGCTGGTTTGAAAGCTTTGCCTTATTCTTCTATCTATGCATCAACAAAAGGTATGTTCTCTtttctcaaaattcttttaagtcaAAGGCAAAATTAGAATTTTAGTTTGCAATTATAGTTTGAAATATAGCCCCAACTGCTATTGATACA harbors:
- the LOC112743533 gene encoding tropinone reductase homolog isoform X1 translates to MAERKLNFKDKRWSLHGMTALVTGGSRGIGYAIVEELAEFGAAVHVCARNEADINKCVEEWKNKGLNVTGSACDVSSRDQRQHLIEIVASIFHGKLNILINNAGTTTPKHAIDYTAEDVTTIMSTNFESAYYLCQLSYPLLKASGYGSIVFVSSVAGLKALPYSSIYASTKGAMNQLTKNLALEWAKDNIRVNSVAPGNVQTKLLNDILKNIGEGEKIASAMTSQTPLQRIGEPKEISSLVVFLCLSAASFITGQTITADGGFTI
- the LOC112743533 gene encoding tropinone reductase homolog At5g06060-like isoform X2, with translation MVTPWDDSSSHWRISRYAIVEELAEFGAAVHVCARNEADINKCVEEWKNKGLNVTGSACDVSSRDQRQHLIEIVASIFHGKLNILINNAGTTTPKHAIDYTAEDVTTIMSTNFESAYYLCQLSYPLLKASGYGSIVFVSSVAGLKALPYSSIYASTKGAMNQLTKNLALEWAKDNIRVNSVAPGNVQTKLLNDILKNIGEGEKIASAMTSQTPLQRIGEPKEISSLVVFLCLSAASFITGQTITADGGFTI